A part of Ptychodera flava strain L36383 chromosome 11, AS_Pfla_20210202, whole genome shotgun sequence genomic DNA contains:
- the LOC139143180 gene encoding uncharacterized protein, giving the protein MRRFCDAEGEWNDPDTIECKTRELVDLAEKVTRASDVGDAVAIMESRGQSLTSYNAIYAGDMLLMSEMLVHLAVTVSFFEDVNLNDIKMYIELFTEDVCRLLAKDHEQLWKEIHQTLGPDKGVVTLFTALESLGKTVYDFMIRSGREVASSCGILDINGIFFEPNSNLVVGSSRIEQPARRRRSIQWNSTVASNSYVYLPQETLEKLRSARSEGHQAVLGEIRDGCQEKQESKHTGRICSKMLAYETRN; this is encoded by the exons ATGAGGCGATTCTGTGACGCCGAGGGTGAATGGAACGATCCTGACACGATTGAATGCAAGACAAGGGAACTTGTGGATTTGGCGGAAAAG GTTACACGAGCGAGCGATGTAGGCGATGCAGTGGCTATTATGGAATCCCGTGGTCAGTCCTTGACGTCATACAACGCCATCTACGCGGGTGATATGTTGCTCATGTCTGAAATGTTGGTGCACTTGGCAGTTACAGTTTCCTTCTTCGAGGACGTGAACTTGAACGACATAAAAATGTACATCGAG CTTTTCACGGAAGATGTTTGCCGACTCCTAGCCAAAGATCACGAACAGCTGTGGAAAGAAATTCACCAG ACGCTTGGGCCAGATAAAGGCGTAGTTACATTATTTACTGCCCTTGAATCACTCGGCAAGACTGTATACGATTTTATGATACGGTCGGGACGGGAAGTTGCCTCGTCCTGCGGTATACTTG ATATCAACGGAATCTTCTTCGAGCCGAACAGTAACCTGGTTGTCGGGTCAAGTAGAATAGAACAGCCAGCTCGGCGACGACGGTCTATACAATGGAACAGTACAGTAGCCTCGAACAGCTATGTTTATCTGCCTCAAGAGACACTAGAAAAGCTACGTTCTGCTAGGTCCGAAG GTCACCAGGCAGTATTGGGTGAAATCCGTGACGGCTGTcaagagaaacaagagagtAAACACACCG GAAGGATATGCTCCAAGATGCTCGCTTATGAAACCAGGAACTGA